A region from the Microcebus murinus isolate Inina chromosome 3, M.murinus_Inina_mat1.0, whole genome shotgun sequence genome encodes:
- the SULT6B1 gene encoding sulfotransferase 6B1 has product MADESKFIEFIDEALEKSKETALSHLFFTYEGIPYPVTMCTSETFQALDAFEARHDDIVLASYPKCGSNWILHIVCELIFAVSKKKYEYPEFPVLECGDSGKYQRMKQFPSPRILATHLHYDKLPESIFKNKAKILVIFRNPKDTAVSFFHFHNNVPDIPSYSSWDEFFGQFMKGQVSWGSYFDFAINWNKHLDDENVKFILYEDLKENLADEIKQIAEFLAFSVTEEQIHTISAKSTFPAMRAASQETHGALGPFLFRKGEVGDWKNLFSGAQNQEMDEKFKKSLAVTSLGAKLKYESYCQG; this is encoded by the exons ATGGCTGATGAGTCCAAATTTATTGAGTTCATTGATGAAGCTttagaaaaatccaaagaaactGCACTCTCTCACTTATTTTTCACCTATGAGGGGATTCCTTACCCAGTCACCATGTGCACCTCCGAAACCTTCCAAGCCCTGGACGCCTTTGAAGCCAGACACGATGACATTGTGCTCGCATCTTATCCAAAGTGTG GTTCAAATTGGATTCTCCACATCGTCTGTGAATTAATATTtgctgtttctaaaaaaaagtatgaatatCCGGAATTCCCAGTTCTTGAATGTGGGGACTCAGGAAAATATCAG agaatgaaacAGTTTCCATCGCCAAGGATTTTGGCAACTCATCTCCATTATGACAAGTTACCTGAGTCCATCTTCAAGAATAAAGCCAAG ATATTGGTGATATTTCGAAACCCTAAAGATACGGCAgtgtcttttttccatttccacaACAATGTCCCTGATATTCCAAGCTACAGCTCTTGGGATGAATTCTTCGGACAGTTCATGAAAGGACAAG TTTCTTGGGGAAGCTATTTTGATTTTGCAATTAATTGGAACAAACATcttgatgatgaaaatgttaagTTCATATTATATGAAGACCTGAAAGAG aatctcgctgatgaaataaaacaaattgctGAGTTCTTGGCATTCTCTGTAACTGAGGAACAGATTCACACTATCTCGGCCAAGAGCACCTTCCCAGCAATGCGGGCGGCATCTCAGGAAACCCACGGCGCGCTCGGCCCGTTCCTGTTCCGCAAAG GTGAAGTTGGTGACTGGAAAAATTTGTTCAGTGGAGCTCAGAACCAGGAAATGgatgaaaaattcaaaaagagCTTAGCGGTCACATCCCTAGGAGCAAAGCTGAAGTATGAATCATACTGCCAGGGTTGA